The DNA window TCAACCATGCCTTTTATCTCGTTGAGGTTACTTGAGAGCCGCGGGTACTGCTCAGGGCTCACCCTGTCAGCCTCGACCTTCTCCTTCAACGCCCTTAGGATGCCCTTCACGTACTCTAGTTCCCTCCCATCCTCAACAAGCCCCTTGAAGGTAAGGCCGGAGTCGGCGTGCAGGCGGGACACGTTGACGCAGTCGTTAGGGCCGAGGTAGCAGCGCTTTACCTTCCTGTGTACCGTGCCGTCAGGGGCCTTGCAATATGCTACGCCGTGCACGGCGTAGTAGTAGGTACGGCTGTCCTTCCTGCGCTTTTCAATGTAGAAGGTACGGCTGTCCGCAGTGAGGGCAGATGTTCCTACCCTTGTCCTGCCCGCCTGCGGCCTCCACCTGCCTCCTCACGTAACTGCAGGCAGCCCAAGTATTTTATGTCTAGCACACACTTTTATGTGCTGTTGGTGTTAAGGGGTAGAAGAAAGACAGCCAGGCCCTCGAGGGCCCATCAGCCTGGTGTTTCCATGTAAATTTGCGTGGAAAACGTTGCAGGGGACCACTATGTAAGGCCGCGGCAGGACGTGCCCAGCGACCGCGCCGCCGTCAGCACCAAGGCCTCAGCGCGAGCGCAGCGCCTCCTCCGCGACCTTCAGCTTGTAGGTAGCGAATGCATAGCGCGGGCTGCGGGAGTTAAACCCGAAGGCCCGCCTTCAGTATAACTTTACCGTTACACTGATCACCTTGGCCTCACTGAACTCCCTCGCCTCGACCAGCCCCCTGGCCGCCCTCTCAGCCCCCCACGAAGTTCGGTACCCTGTCGTGGACGGGCCTCGGAGGGACAGACCGCTCCTCTCGAGGGGGCCCCAGGCGGCCCTCCTTACCCCTGTCCTTCTCAGCCTGAGCCTCCCCTAAGTCCAACTTAACCTCCCTCCGAGAGGTACCTGACCCACTGGGCGGCTATAGAGGCGAGGAGCTGACCTGGGTCCTGCGTTGGGCTCTGAAGCCACGAGAAGACTGGCCCGTTGAACGACGGTATCAGGTAGGGGTAGGTCTGGGGCACAGTCGGCGGCGTCGCCGTGGCGTTCTCATTAGCTATGAGTATGGCCTTCAGCCACTCCCTCTCGTAAGCGGGAACTGAGGAGTTTGACATTATCTCAACGTAGGCCTGCCTCGATATGGGCAGGGAGCCCTGAAGGTAGAAGGCCTGCTCCTGGAACTGGGGCGACAGCACGAACCTAAGGAACTCCAAGGCCAGTCCCTTGTGCTGGCTGTACTTGCTTATCCCGAGGAAGGTGGAGCCTGGCTCGCCGTAGCCGCCAGGCAGGGGGGCCATCAGGAGTTGTGAGGCTACGCTGGAGTTTAGGCCCATTATGTCGTTGGCCCACGCTATGGCCCCGGCCACCGAGCCCTCACCGACAAGCTGGGCGAGGGTGTCATAGCCTATGGCTATATCTGACGGCGATGGCTCGTAACTTACCAGCTCCCTTAGAACCTCCAGGGCGTCAACCCCGGCTGTGCTGTTGAAGCTGGGCGGAGGGAACGGGTAGCGCCACCAGCTCGGCGCGCAGCCCATAAACATCGTGCCATAGCCAGGCAGCCCAGCTGGGCTACCGCAGTCCAAGGTTGAGTTGTGAGCGTAGTACCACTCGAAAATCGCCGGGTAGGTGTCTATGAGCTCGTGTGAGGGCTCATCCTCGACAAGGAAGCCGTACTTAACAAGCCCCTTGCCTACAAGGAACTTGTCGGCGTCAATTACGGCTGTCCAGTTCTGCCACGTCCACGGGTTAAGCTGCACGTGGTACTCGCTGTAGAACTCCTGCTGCAGAGTTACGTTGTTGAAGAGCGTAGCGTTGTACGCCAGAAGCTCAACCCACGTCTGGATGGCGACGCCTATGACCTCGGCGCTTCCGTTGCTCAGCTCATAGACTCCGCCAAACGCCTCCTGGTCCCATATTATGTCGCTCTGGTTGAAGTAGCTCATGTTAAGAGGAACCAGGTATGGGGCTAAGAGCTGAGAGGAGGTCGGTGTGAATGTGACTACATCGTACTGGGGGCTGTGGGCCTCGAGGACCGTCAGCTCGTTTTGAACGTAGGAGTTCCAAGGGAACGGAACAACCACTACCTTGACATCGGGATGCGAGGCCTCGAACTCCTCGGCAGCAAGCTGGACGACAGGCTCTATATCGCTGTAGGTGACTATCACAAGCCGCTGGTTCGCTGAGGGCGCCATGTGGAGGACCAGCCATCCGA is part of the Acidilobus sp. 7A genome and encodes:
- a CDS encoding extracellular solute-binding protein, whose translation is MRRSALLAIAVILVIVIAVVGWLVLHMAPSANQRLVIVTYSDIEPVVQLAAEEFEASHPDVKVVVVPFPWNSYVQNELTVLEAHSPQYDVVTFTPTSSQLLAPYLVPLNMSYFNQSDIIWDQEAFGGVYELSNGSAEVIGVAIQTWVELLAYNATLFNNVTLQQEFYSEYHVQLNPWTWQNWTAVIDADKFLVGKGLVKYGFLVEDEPSHELIDTYPAIFEWYYAHNSTLDCGSPAGLPGYGTMFMGCAPSWWRYPFPPPSFNSTAGVDALEVLRELVSYEPSPSDIAIGYDTLAQLVGEGSVAGAIAWANDIMGLNSSVASQLLMAPLPGGYGEPGSTFLGISKYSQHKGLALEFLRFVLSPQFQEQAFYLQGSLPISRQAYVEIMSNSSVPAYEREWLKAILIANENATATPPTVPQTYPYLIPSFNGPVFSWLQSPTQDPGQLLASIAAQWVRYLSEGG